A genomic window from Bacteroidota bacterium includes:
- the tagF gene encoding type VI secretion system-associated protein TagF, translated as MQPASPSAACFGKLPTHGDFVRHHAGGRAMRAFDEWVQRDVAQARSVSGEAPPEGTTACFFADMPGAPHALAGAFRPSRDRTGRRYPFLVAVEVEKRQVDGRRIPSWPARYRAFYDAAAGLVDDAVEGRLAEGTLAGRLQTLRSIHDATPFLVDYEFRLRQAPSRDLWARTWGDSEDGRKYVTLKNLTDALGRARNGHGHLPAALRLPLPSATGDLDVSFWLETCWQMLGATPDAPLFFWTASPGASNTLLLAPVPPPRGLFTAGPTLTDGVLVLDDARGEPAALAALALPPRLGSLLEHEAMTLLDFIRRINR; from the coding sequence ATGCAGCCTGCTTCTCCTAGCGCAGCGTGCTTCGGCAAGCTGCCGACACACGGCGACTTCGTCCGCCACCACGCGGGTGGGCGGGCGATGCGAGCCTTCGACGAGTGGGTGCAGCGGGACGTAGCGCAGGCGCGGTCGGTGTCGGGCGAGGCCCCTCCAGAGGGTACGACCGCCTGCTTCTTTGCCGATATGCCCGGTGCCCCGCACGCCCTCGCTGGCGCGTTCCGGCCGAGCCGCGACCGGACGGGGCGGCGCTATCCGTTCCTCGTCGCCGTCGAGGTGGAGAAGCGCCAGGTAGACGGGCGGCGCATCCCGTCGTGGCCGGCGCGCTACCGGGCGTTCTACGACGCGGCCGCCGGGCTCGTAGACGACGCCGTCGAAGGCCGCCTCGCCGAAGGCACGCTGGCAGGTCGACTCCAGACGCTGCGCTCGATCCACGACGCCACACCGTTTCTCGTAGACTACGAGTTCCGCCTGCGCCAGGCCCCCTCGCGCGACCTCTGGGCCCGCACCTGGGGCGACTCGGAGGACGGGCGCAAGTACGTCACGCTGAAGAACCTGACGGACGCGCTGGGCCGAGCGCGCAACGGGCACGGCCACCTGCCGGCTGCGCTCCGGCTGCCGCTCCCCAGTGCGACCGGCGATCTCGACGTGAGCTTCTGGCTCGAGACCTGCTGGCAGATGCTGGGAGCTACGCCGGACGCGCCGCTCTTCTTCTGGACGGCGTCCCCGGGGGCGAGCAACACGCTCCTTCTCGCGCCCGTGCCGCCGCCGCGCGGGCTGTTCACCGCAGGCCCCACGCTCACCGACGGGGTGCTCGTGCTCGACGACGCCCGGGGAGAGCCTGCCGCGCTGGCCGCGCTCGCGCTTCCCCCTCGTCTCGGAAGCCTCCTCGAGCACGAAGCCATGACCCTGCTCGACTTTATTCGTCGTATCAATAGGTAG